The stretch of DNA TTTGCTTTTCCGTATAATTCGCCAACAACATCCCAGTTAATTACGTTAAAGAATGCAGAGATGTAGTCTGGACGACGGTTTTGGTAGTTTAAGTAGTAAGCATGCTCCCAAACGTCTAAACCTAAAACAGGAGTTTTACCTTCCATTAATGGAGAGTCTTGGTTTGGAGTGCTTGTTACTTCTAATTCACCGTTATTTACTACTAACCATGCCCAGCCAGAACCGAAACGAGTAGTAGCAGCTTTTGTGAATTCTTCTTTGAAGCTTTCTAAGCTACCAAATTTACTGTTAATTGCATCTGCTAATTCACCAGTCGGTGCATTAGATCCACCTGGAGTTAAAAGTGTCCAGAATAAACTGTGGTTTGCATGTCCACCACCGTTATTTCTAACAGCTGTACGGATGTTTTCAGGAACAGCGTCTAAGTTAGAAATTAACTCTTCAACAGACTTACTTTGTAAATCTGCATGTCCTTCTAATGCAGCATTTACATTTGTTACGTAAGTGTTATGGTGTTTTGTGTGGTGAATGTTCATTGTTTCCTTGTCAATATGTGGTTCTAATGCATCATAAGCGTAAGGTAATTGTGGTAATTCGTATGCCATTTTAAATCTCCTCCTAATTTATGTACAAATTTTGAACTAATTAGTTCCAATTTCAGATTACCAAAATTTAATCATTGTTTCAATCAATCTGCTCTTAAACATACCTATATTTTACTAATTCTTTTTCTTCTATTCATCTTACAATTAAATAGAAAGTTCTTTAGACAATCGATACATACTTTCATCGATTTTATGAGGCATAGAAAAAACTTCATCAAAAGAGTAATCTACAATTTCGCTTTTTTCCATTCCTACTGCTCTTCCTGCTTTTCCTTCTATTAATAATTCTACAGCCCTGCCAGCAAGCCTACTTGCAAGTACACGGTCAAATGCAGTTGGAGATCCCCCTCTTTGAATATGACCTAATACAGACACTCTTGTATCTAAGTTAGTTTTTTCTTTTAATTGTTTCGCAAATTCCATTCCGCTACAAACGCCTTCTGCCACTATTATGATTGTATGTTTTTTTCCACGTTCTTGTCCTTGTCTTATACGATTAGCAACATCATCAATAGTAGTATCAATTTCAGGAATAATAATAGTTTCCGCTCCTCCAGCAAGGCCAGCCCACAATGCAATGTCACCGGCATGCCGCCCCATCACTTCAATAATAAAGGTACGTTCATGAGAAGTAGCAGTATCCCGAATCTTATCAATAGAATCTAACACCGTATGAAGTGCAGTATTAAAACCAATTGTATAGTCCGTACCTGCAATGTCATTGTCAATTGTACCTGGTAAACCGATACAAGGAAAACCATGCTCTGTTAATTTTTGTGCACCTTTGTATGAACCGTCTCCACCTATTACAACTAGACCTTCTATCCCTCTCTCTTTTAACTGTTCAATCCCTTTTTTTTGACCTTCTAGCGTTTTAAACTCTTCACATCTGGCAGTATAGAGCATTGTTCCACCACGATGAATAATATCACCCACTGAACCAAGTTCTAGCTTTTTTATATTTCCAGATATAAGCCCAGCATATCCTTGATATATACCATAAACATTTATATTGTGATAGATTGCTTTTCTCACTACAGCTCGAATTGCTGCATTCATTCCAGGAGAATCTCCACCACTAGTTAACACGGAAATTGCTTTCATCATTATCACCCTTTTTTTACATAACTTTCCCTATTGCGGTAATTTTATTAGAAATATTACTAGTGTGGATTAAAGTTAGGTAAATGTACTCACTTTATTCAATCGAAAAACACTATATCAACCTTAATACACTTTAAGGAGATATAGTGTCTTTATTTTCTCTTACTTTTCATTTTCTGTATAATATTCCTTTAAATCATCTTGAGCACTATTCTTTGTTAATTCCGTACCATTACTATAAGCTGCTCTAGTTAATAAATGACTTGTAACTGGTGCCGTAAGGAATACAAAGATAATACCTAGTAATAATCTTATACTAAAATAACCATTGTAATAGGCAAAAAACAAGAAAACTGCAAATAATGTACACATAACACCTAGCGTCGCACTTTTTGAAACAGCATGAGAACGTGTATAAATATCTGGTAAACGAATTAGCCCTAAAGCACTCAAAAGAGTAAACATTACTCCTATTATTATGAGGACAGATAATACTAACTCAACTATCATGTTTTCGTTCAATGACAGTCCCCCTCTCAATAAATCTAGCAAATGAAATAGTCCCAACAAAGGAAAGAATACCAATTAATAAAATTACTGTAAAATAAGCAGTTGTATTTACGATTATACAAAGTACGGCAACAATAGCAACTAAAACAAATCCAATAAAATCAAGAGCTAAAACTCTATCAGCCATGGATGGTCCTTTTACAACTCTAAAAAGGGCGATAATGATGGAAGCAGTCAACAATATTAAGCTAAACATAAGTACAGTAGTTAGCATTATCGTGTTACCTCCTTTATCAACTTTTCAAATTTTACTTGTGCTCTTAAAACACTTTCCTTCGATTCAGGAATATCCATTGCATGTACGTACATTCTATTGGAATCAGGGGCAATTTCCATAACAACAGAACCAGGAGTTAATGAAATCAATAAAGCTAAAAGTGTTAATTCTAACTCACCCTCTAAATCAGTCTCCAACGTGAAAATACCCGGTGTTATATCCATCTTTGGTTTTAAAATTTGTTTGACAACTAATATACTGGACGTCCATAGTTCCAGTACAAAAACAAATAATAATTTGATCGCCGCAAATAAAGTATATAGATAGAAAGTGTCAGAAACGAATCTTCTCAAACTGTATAGAATTACGATTCCAACAATATATCCGCTAATAAATGTAATTGTGTCCCAGCTGTTTTGTAAAAACATCCATAATATAGCGATTAAAATATTGATAAATATTTGAAAAGGCATAAGCCCCCCCCTTTCAGCATGACCTAGAATAACATCAATTTCTTCCGCCTATAACCGCATCAATATATTGAATAGGGTTTAATAAGCTATCAACTGCAATATTTACATAGGGAGCGAGTAATTCTCCGCCTAAACCAAGTGATATTGTTAAAAAAGTTAATACAGCGATCGGAAGCATAATACCCTTCGTAGAGCCTTTTTCCATTTCTTCACTTATTGTTGTTTCGCCTAAAAATCCGTACAAAAATATTTTAATTACGGAATACAATACCATTAAACTACTTATTAATCCGATAGCACCTAACCAAGTTAGATTCGCCTCAAAGCTTCCTTCCGTAATAAATATTTTACCTAAAAATCCACTTAACGGTGGAATACCTGCAAGAGATAGCGCTGTAATGAAATACATCCAGCCAAGAGAGGGATGAAGCCTTATTAAACCGCTTATGTCCTTAAGATTACTAGTACCTGTTAGCGTGATAACCGTACCAATTATTAAGAATAGCAACGCTTTTATTATAATGTCATGTACTAGATAATAAATGGAACCTGTCAAACCAACTGCTGTAAATGAAGCTAGCCCCACTATAATAAAACCAACACCTATTATGACATTGTAACCGATAATTTTTTTTAGATCCCAATAAGCTATGGCACCAATTGCACCAAAAATCATCGTTATAGCACCTAAAATACCAATTATTAAATGGGTAATGTGTGGTTCATGATAAAATACTAATGTAAACATTCGAAAAATCGCATATATTCCTACCTTGGTCAATAGGGCAGCAAATATTGCAGCAACTGCTGTTGGGGGGGCACTATAAGAACCGGGTAACCAGAAAAATAAAAACAATGCAGCCTTCATACTAAACACAACTAAAAATACAATTGAAACTGTTGTTAGCAATCCATCTTGACCTACTTCAGCAATTCTCATAGATATATGTGCCATATTTAGTGTACCTGTAATTGCATACAGATAAGCAATTCCAACTAGAAATAAGGCCGAGGATACGATATTCACGAGTACATATTTTACTGTTTCTCGTAACTGAATTTTAGTGCCACCATGGGAAATTAATATATAGGAAGCAATCAGCATTACTTCAAAACAAACAAATAGATTAAATATGTCTCCTGTAATAAATGACCCATTTACACCAACAATTAAAAATAAATAAAACGGATAGAAAAAGTACCTCTTTCTACTTTCTTCAATAGATTTAGATGCATAAAGAATTCCTGCTATCGCAACAACGCTTGTTGTAATAACTAGTATCATACTAAACATATCTGCAACCATCGATATACCAAAAGGTGCACTCCATCCCCCAACTTGTACTGTTTGAATACCGCTTTCTTTTACTTGATAAGCTAAATAAGCAGCCGATATACCAGTTAATGATAAAGAAATCAAACTTAGTAAAAATTGTAGCTTAATATTCCTTCTAAACAATATTAAAAATAATCCTGTAATCATTGGTATGATGATTGGTAAAATAACTATATTATTCATCTTCTATACCTCGCAATTTATCCGTATCATCTGTTCCCAATACTTTATATGTTCTAAACCCAATAACTAAAAACAGTGCAGTAACTGCAAAATTAATTACGATAGCTGTTAACACAAGTGCCTGCGGCAAGGCATCTGTAAAAGAAGTTGTATCGCTACCTAATAATGGTGGGCCTCCTTTTTTCAAACCACCCATTGTTAAAATTAAGAGATGAACTCCATGACTAATGACCGAAGTACCTAAAATAATCCTTATTATACTTTTCGATAATATTAAATAAGTACCAGCCGTAAATAAGAGTCCTATTACGATTGCCATAATTGTTTCCATCTAATCAGCCTCACTTATCGACAAAATAATCGTGACTGCAGTACCTATTACAGCTAAGGCAACTCCAATATCAAAAATAACTGCAGTAGCTAATTCAGTTTCACCAAATAAAAATAAATCAAAATAATCATAAGTGTGGCTTAAAAAAGGATAATTAAAAACTAGAGAACCTAGACCCGTTAATACAGCAATAATGACTCCAATTGCTGTCATCTTTTTATAGTCAATTGGTATGTTTTTTTGGATCGTCTCTATATCAAAAGTGATAAACAATAAGACAATTCCCGCAGCTAAAGAAAGTCCTCCGATAAAGCCTCCCCCAGGATTATGATGTCCTGCAAAGAAAAGGTGGATAGAGAATGTAAAAATAATTACAACAACTGCTTTAACAATTGCTCCTAAAAAAAGATCATTTCGTTTCATCTCTATCCCTCCTTTCTAGATTTAATTTCACTAACGTATATACACCTAAACCAGCGATACATAAAACTAATATCTCTAACAGAGTATCTACACCTCTAAAGTCTACAAGTATTGCGTTCACTATGTTTTTTGCTCCTGCTAATTCATAAGCATTTTCAAAATAGTTAGAGATAGGCTCAAATAATCTATTACCATTTGCTGCAAGTGCTACAATGGTAACTGTTACCCCTACTCCGATAGAAATAATCCAATTCGTAGTGTTATGACGTACTTTACTTTTCTGCTTACGCAATTCAGGCAAATGATAAAAGCAAAGTAAAAATAAAGCCGCAGTAACTGTTTCTACCACAAGTTGTGTCAGCGCCAAATCTGGTGCCCTAAACACGACAAACAATAGGGAAACAATATATCCTAGTGCTCCCACACCAATAACAGCAGTTAGCCTAGAATTGGTAAATAAAATCAGCAGTGTAGATATAATAATACCAAATAGCAACACACCCTCATAAATGCTAATAGGAGCATCGTTAGACATATCAAATGAGATACCGTTTAATAACCAAGCTGTACCTCCTACTAGAACGATAAATGCAAACATTATATACACTAAATAATCTCTTATAAGACCTGTCATGTATCGATCTGTAATTTTTTTAGATGTTGACTCAGCTTTTACTAAGCTTGCATTGTAAATATTATTTAACGTTATTGCATTCGGGTATAAATAAAATAATCTAGACCACTTTTTATACGTTTTATACAATAGTGTCCCGAGAACTGCAACACCTATTGTCATGTATAACTCTGTATTCCACCCGTGCCACGCTTTAATATACAGCCCTTCTATACCACCTTCGAGATGTGGTAATACACCTATTAATGCAGGCTGCATTATATAGGTTAGAAGTTCATTCGGAAAAATAAAGATGATGACTACTAAGCTCGCTAGCACTATTGGTGAAATTAACATTCCAATAGGTGCCTCGTGAACTACTTTGTCTAGCTTCTCTGGCTGATGTTTTCCAAGAAACGTTTTGAAAACAAGTATCATACTATAAATAAATGTAAATACACTAGCTATCCAAATAATGATTAGAAGTAACGTTCCAATATTAGAAATACCAAACTGACCATGCTGAGTAACCTTTAAGAAACTTGTAAAGAACATTTCTTTACTCAAAAACCCATTAAATGGTGGGAGCCCTGCCATGGAAAAACTTCCTATTAAAGCTAAAGTGAAAGATATAGGCATTAGTGAAATAAGCCCACCGAGTTTCCTAATATCACGCGTTCCAGTTTCATGATCGATAATTCCAACGACCATAAATAAACTTCCTTTAAATGTCGAATGATTTATAAGGTGGAAAATAGCAGTTAAAATTGCTAATGCAAATACCTCCGCTTCACTTCCCACTTCAAAATACATCGCTGCTGAACCTAATCCTAATAAACTCATAATTAAGCCTAATTGACTAATCGTGGAGTATGCTAATAATGCTTTTAGATCCACTTGTTTAACAGCAGTTAGAGATCCATATATTAAAGTAGTTACCCCAATAATCGTGATGATCCAAAACCACTCCATACTTCCACCAAAAACAGGTGTAAATCGAGCTACAAGATATATACCCGCTTTTACCATCGTAGCAGAGTGAAGGTATGCACTAATAGGGGTTGGTGCTTCCATCGCATCAGGTAGCCATATACTAAATGGAAACTGTGCTGATTTTGTAAAAGCACCTAATAGTATTAAAATCATAGATGGTACAAACAACGGATTAGATACAATTTCCATTCTTGATTGCCAAATTTCACGAATGCTGTACGTATCAGCCATCATTGACAGCATAATAAAACCAGCTAACATCGCTAAGCCACCAAAAACGGTTATTAATAACGATTTTTGTGCTCCATAACGAGAAGCTTTACGTTGATACCAATAGGCAATAAGTAGAAAAGATGAAATACTTGTTAATTCCCAGAAAACATATAGTATTATGATATTATCTGAAAAAACTAAACCTAGCATAGCCCCCATAAATAGTAGCAAATAAACATAGAAATTATGTAGAGCTTCTTTTAGCTTAGACATATAGTATATGGAGTATAAAATGACCAAAGCACCGATACCGGCAATGAGCAATCCGAACACTAAACTTAAACCATCAATGTATGCAGTAAAATTCAAATCATACGATGGAATCCACGGAACGGTCACTAATATGTTTTCCATATTGTAAATACTAGGTACTACGGAAAGTAAATATATAAAGATAACAGTAGGCACAACTAACACAAACCACCCAGTATGTATACGCGGGTTGAATATTTTATATAGTGCAGGTACTATTATCGCAAAAATAAATGGTAAAAATATCATTAAAAGTAACCAATTCATCAAATTCCTCCTAACAAACTAACAAATCCCATTGACTTACAAGTAAGGCATAAGCTATATTCATACATATATTCAAATTACCATTAGGTAACTAATTTCCTTTGAGGTGAAAATCAATTGATAAAAAAAGTAAAAAGTCGAATGGACGAAAGTATTTTAGTATGTGTTTATTATGGTCCAAACGGTGAAAGATTAATAAAAAGAGGCGCCAAAATCGCAAACATGCTTGATTGCCCATTTTATATTGTTACTGTTGATCCAAGTCCTTTTGATGAATTAGATGCAGAAAAGACGGATTACATCACAAAATGGAAAAATCTTGCTGAGGCAAATAATGCCGACGAGTTTATAATTAAAGATAATGAAAAAAGACCGTTTGCTAAAGTTATTGGTGAGGTTGCTAGAGAAAAACATATAACACAAATCGTTCTTGGCCAAACAGCACAAAGTCGCTGGGAGCAAATAGCAAAAGGTTCAATTATTAATACTTTAATACGAGAGATTCCGTTTATAGACCTTCATATCGTGTCAGTTGCAAGAACATTAAAAGAGCAAGGTGAAATGTATGAAAAAGGATGTCGGGCATATCTTGTGAAAGAAGATGAAAACTACCTTTTAAGCTTTAAATTTTCACCTCATGTCGAATATGAAGGTATTTTCTTTAAAGAGATAGGTACTGACTTCAATAACGGGTTATTTAAATTTATAAAAGGGACAGAAACAATACAAGTGCATGTAACTGAGGATATAGTTAATGACAAATATACAGATTTATTAAATAAAGATCTAGACGAAAAGCACTAACCTCACCGCCTCCGATAATGGGGGCTTTTTTCTTTAACATTTATAAAAGTTAAAGACTCATCTTTCCTAATTATGATAAACGAGCTTACCCATGCGAATTTACATGGTAACTTATCTTATAGATTTACATCCACTTTAACTGGATAATTATCTGACTTACAAATACCTAGATATCTAAAAGTTTCTGCTGGGGTTTGATGGTTATAGATCGACATTAGTATAGAAATTGCTATACCTTTTTTATAGGCATGATAGCCAAATGTTTTCCTTAACGTGTGAGTACCGATTTTCTCTGTAATTCCTGCTTCCCTGGCTGCATGATTAATAATTCGGTAAGCTTGTTGACGTGTTATTGGTAGATTATTTTTCTTGGATTTAAAGATATATTCATCTAGAAAAACTTCATTCTTCGTATTTAAATATAATTTAACTGCATCTTCTATCTTGCTATTTAAGTAATATTTTTTTACTTCTTTATGTTTTTCATCATATAATTGTAAAAAATCTTTTGTTTGTTCCCCTTCCCAAATATCACTAATTTTCAATAATAACAAGTCACTTATATTGAGACCAGTATTTATACCAAACACAAATAATAAGTGATCTCGTTTTGATTGTTTTTTTAGTATTTCTTTTATCCGATTTATTTGGTCAACCCTTTTAATTGGCACAACATATTCCATTATAGAGCCTCCTGTGCGTTAGTTACACAAGTAAAGATTATCATAATTTGTGTAACATAACAATTATTTTACACTCATTTTTTTTGATTTATTGTTATAAATAGGTTTATTTTTTCACTTAACAAGCTGGCTAAACTACCGCTTTATTTCCTGTAATCCTCGAAAAAAACAATAATAGTGGTAAAATTAAAATAAAAAAATAACGTCACTATTACTAATGTTACAAAAATGTGAAACTTCATTTATTGGAGGAAAAACATTATGCAACTTCTATCAGTATAAATGCCTAGACCATAATAGTCTCATTTGTTATAGAAAGGTTTAAAGGATCAGGTGTACCGATATATATAAGTAGAGTGTCATTTATAAATGAATAAAATATAGGAGGAATCTTTATTGTTAAGTAACATTAACCCTAGAAAAGTTTTAATTATACTTTTCACCATCGCTACTATTGTATTTGTATATATTAATTTTTCTGTTTTTTCACCAGTACTTTTTGCTCTTTTAACAGCAATCATTTTTGAACCTTTTATCAGGCTGTTAAAAAAGCAGTTAAAATTTAAGAGTAGAATTATCCCAGTACTTATTACTTTTTTACTGTTTATTTTAACTAGTACGGGAGTTATTTATATTACACTCACTCGAATTTTAAAATCATTCAATGAATGGATGACACTCTTACCTAGATATGTGTTGGATATTCAAAATTCTATAGACGCATTAATTTTAAAAGTAAATGATTTAATTTATGAATTACCTCAACACGAACTAGTTATTAGAGAGATGAATAAACAAGCAGAAGGTTTAATTGATTTAGTGTTAAAATTAACATCTCATTTCGCTTCTTTAGTCGGTTCATGGCTACAAGCTGTTCCTAATTTTCTATTTGTATCTTTAGTTTATTTAATTACGTTATTTTTATTTAGCTTAGATTTACCAAGATTATTTCGATTATTACTCAGTTTGTTTAGCGAAGAAACAGCTAACAAAATGCAGATTATTTTCACTCGTCTAGGAAAGGTGTTTATGGGATATTGGAAGGCCCAGCTTATTATGAGTATTGGGGTTTTTATTATCACTTATATTAGCTTGCTATTTATCACACCGAAACAAGCTCTAATTATGGCGTTCATTATTTGGATAGTGGACATTATCCCGTTATATATTGGACCTGCGCTCGTCTTGATTCCATGGGGCTTACTTATGATTATTTTAGGTAGTTCCGCTACCGGAATTCAACTAATGGTCCTTGCCATTGCTTTAACAATTATTAGAAGAATTGTTGAACCAAAAATTTTAGGAGACTCGATCGGCCTTGCAGCCCTACCAACCATTTTAACTATGTATTTTGGGTATGTTTTCTTTGGAGTGCTGGGCCTTATTTTCGGTCCGTTTGTATATATCGCTATGTTAAGTATAAAGGAAACAGGATTATTTGAAAGGAAGAAACAAATAAAGGATTAGGTTATTAGATAAACCAGTTGGTCGAGAGGCCTTTTTAGAGGAAGCGAACTACGTTAGTTATCTTATGTGATATTTACCAGTACGTACTTTTAGCATGAGTCTTTTTTCATACTTAGATACAAAAAAAAAGTCAATAAAATTTCGACTTCTTTTTTGTATTCAAGGAACAAATAATGACCCTATGTATAGTCGGACATAGGGTCATTAATATTGAACTTTTATATTTCCAATTGTTATGTATGGCGGAGGAAGAGGGATTCGAACCCCCGCGGGCTTTAACACCCCTGTCGGTTTTCAAGACCGATCCCTTCAGCCGGACTTGGGTATTCCTCCAATATATCTTGCTAAAAAAATGGACCCTGCAGGACTCGAACCTGCGACCGGACGGTTATGAGCCGTCTGCTCTAACCAACTGAGCTAAGGGTCCTCTTAAGTTGGTAGCGGCGGAGGGGATCGAACCCCCGACCTCACGGGTATGAACCGTACGCTCTAGCCAGCTGAGCTACACCGCCTTAAAAATAGAATATGAGGATTCAACTGCACTCGTCAGCTTATCAACATTTCTATTGTATCAGCTAACTGCCACGTTAGAGACATATACCAATTTAACACGGGAGACCGTCTCTGTCAACAGTTTGTAACTAATAAATTTTTCAAAAGTTTATAAAACGACAATGAAGAAATAAATAATCATAATTGCTTGAACTATCCCTTTAACAATAGCACTACTAAATAATCCTACTACCGATCCTACCCCAATTTTAATAGATGTTTTTATATCTTGCTTTTTTACTAATATTTCTGCAATAATTGCACCTAAAAATGGACCTAAAATAAAACCTGCCACTGGTATGACAAAAGGACCAATAATAATACCTATTGTACTCCCCCAAATGGATGCATTACTTCCACCAAATTTCTTTACACTAATAATATTTGCTAAATAATCAGCTATAAATAGTAATAGTACAAATACACCTTGAAAAAGCCAAAACCATATATTTAAAGAAGCAAACGAAAATGCAAAACCATATAGAAGGAACGCGCCAACAATAAAAAAAACACTCGGTATGATAGGAAAAACTAAGCCAATGAACGCAACAACGAACAGCCCAATTATTAATATCCAATATAATAATTCCATTTTTGACCGCCCCCTATAAATATCAATCATTTCCCTCTATGCAAACGTATCAGTCTTTCTTAATACAATTAGAGAAAAGAGCGAGATACCCTCGCTCTTCTACAATTAATATGTTCCGTGGTCTTCGCCTAACACTGCTTCTGCAATATTTACAGCATGATCACCGATACGCTCTAAGTTACTAACAATATCAACGAATACGATACCAGCCTGTCCAGTACATACCCCTTCATTTAAACGTAATATATGTTTTTTACGTAAGCTTCTTTCCATTTTATCTATTTTTTCTTCTTTCAACATTACATCTTTAGCAAGTTCTAAATTACCAGTGTTTAAGGCTTCTACTGCTTCTTTTACAGTAGAAATTGTAAGAGTAAACATTTCATTTAAATCTTGTTCTGCATTTTCTGTTAATGAAACTTTGTTAGAAATTTGATAATCAACCAACTCTAATATATTTTCAAAATGATCACCTATTCGTTCGATATCTCGAACTGTATCCATCAACATAGAATGCTCTTCTGATTCGTGAGCAGATAAAGAACTAGATGATAATTGAATTAAATAATCCGTAATTTTTCTGTCTAAATTATTTATAGCATCTTCTAATTGAAAGGCTGAATCTGAATGTTTTTGAGAAGAAGAAATTAAATATGCCTTCGTTTCTTCTAAACCGACAACTGCGAAGTTACCCATACGTACTACTTCTTCTTTCGCTTGTCCTAAAGCAAGAGATGGTGATTGCTCAATAAATATTGGATCTAAATGTTTTGCTTTATATTCAAAAATACGGTCTTCCCCAGGAATTATTTTAGTTACCATTAAAACTAATAGAGCAATAAAAGGGAATTGTATGATCACGTTAGAAACGTTAAATATTCCGTGAGCAAATGCAATAGTCATCTCTGGATTCAAACCTAGGCTAGATTGAATGATTTCGATAAGTGCTCTAAACGGGCCTAAAATGATTAGAACAATAATAGTACCAATAATATTAAACAATACATGTGCTAATGCTGCCCTTCTAGCAGCTACACTTGCACCTAATGATGCTAAAACTGCTGTAATAGTTGTCCCTATATTATCTCCAAATAATACGGGTAGAGCAGCCTTCAAATCAATAGCACCTTGACCATATAATTCCTGAAGGATACCTATTGTTGCACTTGAACTCTGCACGATAACAGTAAATATAGTACCAACTACGACACCAAGTATCGGTTGTTCGCTCATGGAAACTGTTAAATCATAAAATGCTTGTAAGCCTGCTAATGGCTTTAACCCGTCTCCCATAATTTTTAGCCCTAAGAAAAGGGCACCAAAACCGAATACTATTTGTCCTAAATATTGTAGTTTCTTCGCTTTAAAGAAGAAAAGCAGGATAGCTCCCGCTGCAATTATAGGAAGAGCATAGTCAGTAATTTTTATTCCAATAATGAAGGCCGTTACAGTAGTACCAACATTGGCACCCATAATTACCCCTACAGCTTGGCGTAATGACATAAAACCGGCACTTACTAGACCAACTGTTAGCGCTGTAGTTCCTGAGCTTGATTGAATCAAAACTGTCACAAGAATACCTGCTAATACACCCATAAATGGGTTCGTTGTCATACGATCTAAGATGTCACGCAGTTTATCACCTGCTGATTTTTGTAGTCCGTCTCCCATATATTTAATACCAAAAAGGAAAATACCGAGACCACCTATAAATTCAAATATCGTTCTCTGAACGTCGATTTCCAAAAGTAACAACCCCTTAATCCAAATGAAATATTTTCGACATTAATCGACAGCAACCAACATAGCTTGGCCCTTCATAATTATTAACGAATAATTAATGAAATGTAAATAGAACTAGAGTAAAATTTACAATATCTTTACAAAGTAATTTACAATTAAAAATAATATAGATTTTCGTTTACTATCAGTATCTAATCAGATAACATTAAATTGTAAAAAAAACGGTAAAAGGATGGGTAATCATGAATATTTTTAAACAATTTATAAAGAGCCTATATTCTCCTAAAGAGATGGCTAACTTTTATCAACAAGGAATCGGGAAAACGATATTGTA from Sutcliffiella cohnii encodes:
- a CDS encoding Na/Pi cotransporter family protein, with product MEIDVQRTIFEFIGGLGIFLFGIKYMGDGLQKSAGDKLRDILDRMTTNPFMGVLAGILVTVLIQSSSGTTALTVGLVSAGFMSLRQAVGVIMGANVGTTVTAFIIGIKITDYALPIIAAGAILLFFFKAKKLQYLGQIVFGFGALFLGLKIMGDGLKPLAGLQAFYDLTVSMSEQPILGVVVGTIFTVIVQSSSATIGILQELYGQGAIDLKAALPVLFGDNIGTTITAVLASLGASVAARRAALAHVLFNIIGTIIVLIILGPFRALIEIIQSSLGLNPEMTIAFAHGIFNVSNVIIQFPFIALLVLMVTKIIPGEDRIFEYKAKHLDPIFIEQSPSLALGQAKEEVVRMGNFAVVGLEETKAYLISSSQKHSDSAFQLEDAINNLDRKITDYLIQLSSSSLSAHESEEHSMLMDTVRDIERIGDHFENILELVDYQISNKVSLTENAEQDLNEMFTLTISTVKEAVEALNTGNLELAKDVMLKEEKIDKMERSLRKKHILRLNEGVCTGQAGIVFVDIVSNLERIGDHAVNIAEAVLGEDHGTY